From a region of the Panicum virgatum strain AP13 chromosome 2K, P.virgatum_v5, whole genome shotgun sequence genome:
- the LOC120659853 gene encoding peroxidase 1-like, with the protein MASSRPLISSSTSMTMGIAALVFISAAASGAMAAGLQMDFYSSSCPQVEQIVKEEMVEILTAAPSLAGPLLRLHFHDCFVRGCDASVLLDSTPTSTAEKDAKPNLTLRGFGSVQRVKDRLEQACPGTVSCADILALMARDAVVLASGPSWPVALGRRDGRVSVANETKQLPAPTANFTTLVRMFAAKGLDVKDLVVLSGGHTLGTAHCNLFSDRLYNFTGANNLADVDPALDAAYLARLRSRCRSLADNTTLNEMDPGSFLSFDASYYRLVAKRRGLFHSDAALLTHPATRAYVQRQATGLFAGEFFRDFADSMVKMSTIGVLTGAQGEIRNKCYLVN; encoded by the coding sequence ATGGCGTCTAGCAGGCCTCTCATCAGCAGCAGCACGTCGATGACCATGGGCATTGCTGCGCTCGTCTTCATCTCGGCGGCCGCTTCCGGCGCCATGGCTGCTGGGCTGCAGATGGATTTCTACAGCAGCAGCTGCCCGCAGGTGGAGCAGATCGTCAAGGAGGAGATGGTGGAGATCCtgacggcggcgccgtcgctggccgggccgctgctccgcctccacttccacgactgcttcgtcCGGGGTTGCGACGCCTCCGTGCTGCTGGACTCGACGCCCACCAGCACGGCGGAGAAGGACGCCAAGCCCAACCTCACCCTGCGCGGCTTCGGCTCCGTGCAGCGGGTCAAGGACCGCCTCGAGCAGGCCTGCCCGGGCACCGTCTCCTGCGCCGACATCCTCGCGCTCATGGCGCGCGACGCCGTCGTGCTCGCCAGCGGGCCCTCCTGGCCCGTCGCCCTCGgccgccgcgacggccgcgTCTCCGTCGCCAACGAGACCAAGCAGCTGCCGGCGCCCACCGCCAACTTCACCACCCTCGTCCGGATGTTCGCCGCCAAGGGCCTCGACGTCAAGGACCTCGTCGTGCTCTCCGGCGGCCACACCCTCGGCACCGCGCACTGCAACCTCTTCAGCGACCGCCTCTACAACTTCACCGGCGCCAACAACCTCGCCGACGTCGACCCGGCGCTGGACGCCGCCTACCTGGCCCGCCTGAGGTCCCGGTGCCGGAGCCTCGCCGACAACACCACGCTCAACGAGATGGACCCCGGCAGCTTCCTCAGCTTCGACGCCAGCTACTACCGCCTGGTGGCCAAGCGCCGGGGGCTGTTCCACTCGGACGCCGCGCTGCTCACCCACCCGGCCACCAGGGCCTACGTCCAGCGCCAGGCCACCGGCCTCTTCGCCGGCGAGTTCTTCCGTGACTTCGCCGACTCCATGGTCAAGATGTCCACCATCGGCGTGCTCACCGGAGCGCAGGGCGAGATCAGGAACAAATGCTACCTCGTCAACTAG
- the LOC120695815 gene encoding uncharacterized protein LOC120695815: MAGQPFSNMWVTRVQPWVDGWDQAEENVALPTPAHTEASYRVYLSWYQPKTRCRLLYADMHPQPHVATPHDGYARHRDEALAGAFEMCRLMDVDARANLMRIRAGSMMDRNEQESAWTRVSQRVHFMLEAFGSRTSYEDSYGSSQASTSFPCGPTQQQPSPAPYWSQQHYLGT; encoded by the exons ATGGCTGGTCAACCCTTCTCGaacatgtgggtgacaagggtgcagccttgggtcgatggctgggaccaggcagaggagaacgtggcgcttccgacccctgcacacacggaggcttcgtacagggtgtacctgagctggtaccagcctaagactcgttgccgcttgctatatgctgacatgcatccacagccgCACGTTGCGACCCCACATGATGGCTATGCACGACatagggatgaggcattagctggggcg tttgaaatgtgcaggttgatggacgtagatgccagggcgaatttgatgaggattcgagcgggatctatgatggataggaatgagcaagagtcggcctggacccgagtttcacaaagagTCCATTTcatgcttgaagcctttggtagccggacatcgtaCGAGGACTCCTACGGttcgtctcaagcctcgacctcgtttccttgtggtcccacacagcagcagccttccccagcaccttattggtctcagcagcattatctaggtacgtga
- the LOC120659860 gene encoding peroxidase 1-like has protein sequence MAAAARAAALLLLLMTIATTMMPPPAEAHLEMGAYNKTCPQAEDIVLKEMTAILGKSPDLAGPVLRLFSVDCLVGGCEGSILLDSTPGNTAEKDSPLNQGVGGYQVVDAVKAKLEAACPGVVSCADTLALAARDSVRLTKGPFIPLPTGRRDGNRSVAADVAPNSPPPGATIADIIALFATKFNLTAKDLAVLSGAHTIGRARCSTVSPRLYNFGGRSGASDPTLDANYTATLRGQCKPGDNATLVYLDPPSPATFDADYYALVAGNRGLLSTDAALLLHPATSAYVAVQANATSSDQFFADFAASFVAMSRLGVVTHHKGEIRQVCSKVNPPAAPATTSASAAAARGYYQLTTTAGLALITTLAVAHHLLM, from the exons atggccgccgccgcaagagcagcggcgCTCCTGCTGCTCCTGATGACAATAGCAACGACgatgatgccgccgccggcggaggcccACCTGGAGATGGGCGCGTACAACAAGACTTGCCCGCAGGCGGAGGACATCGTGCTCAAGGAGATGACGGCCATCCTCGGCAAGTCGCCCGACCTCGCCGGCCCCGTGCTCCGCCTCTTCTCCGTGGACTGCTTGGTGGGCGGCTGCGAGGGCTCCATCCTGCTCGACTCCACGCCCGGCAACACCGCCGAGAAGGACTCGCCGCTGAACCAGGGCGTCGGAGGGTACCAGGTGGTCGACGCCGTCAAGGCCAAGCTCGAAGCCGCCTGCCCCGGCGTCGTCTCCTGCGCCGACAcgctcgccctcgccgcgcgTGACTCCGTCAGGCTG ACGAAAGGGCCCTTCATCCCGCTCCCGACTGGCCGGAGGGACGGCAACAGGTCGGTGGCCGCCGACGTGGCACCCAACTCGCCGCCCCCAGGCGCTACCATCGCCGACATCATCGCCCTGTTTGCCACCAAGTTCAACCTCACCGCCAAGGACCTCGCCGTCCTCTCCG GCGCGCACACGATCGGGCGGGCTCGGTGCTCGACGGTGTCGCCGCGGCTGTACAACTTCGGCGGCCGGAGCGGCGCCTCCGACCCCACGCTTGACGCCAACTACACGGCCACCCTGCGCGGCCAGTGCAAACCCGGCGACAACGCCACCCTCGTCTACCTGgaccctccctcgccggccaccTTCGACGCCGACTACTACGCCCTCGTCGCCGGCAACAGGGGTCTCCTCTCCACCGACGCCGCGCTGCTCCTCCACCCCGCCACCAGCGCCTACGTCGCCGTCCAGGCCAACGCCACCTCCTCCGACCAGTTCTTCGCCGACTTCGCCGCCTCCTTCGTCGCCATGAGCAGGCTCGGCGTGGTCACGCACCACAAGGGCGAGATCAGGCAGGTCTGCTCCAAGGTCAACCCGCCGGCGGCACCGGCGACCaccagcgccagcgccgccgctgccagggGCTACTACCAGCTGACCACAACCGCCGGGTTGGCTCTCATCACTACGCTGGCCGTGGCTCATCATCTGCTCATGTGA
- the LOC120695817 gene encoding peroxidase 1-like, translating into MAASLSLLVLVVSASASLMLSTTAHAQLQYGYYNTSCPGVEDLVREELLALFAADMTLPAGLLRLHFHDCFGAGCDATLLLKSHNGTAQRDADPNSTVRGYEAIEAVKAKVEAACPLVVSCADILAMAARDAVNFTQGPAYQVETGRRDGNVSRREDAERLLPPADGNVTVLTQYFAAQNLTVKDMIVLSAAHTIGVAHCPSFSKRLYNNTGAGDQDPAMDPAYAKNLTAACPAGNVASVQPLDPVSPNRFDVGYYKSVYNRTALLGSDAALLDDSLSFAYVQLMSSNDSYLDTFFADFAVSMINMGRIGVRTGADGEIRDTCAVYVD; encoded by the coding sequence ATGGCGGCCTCCCTATCCTTGTTGGTGCTCGTGGTGTCGGCATCGGCGAGCCTGATGCTGAGCACGACTGCGCATGCGCAGCTGCAGTACGGGTACTACAACACGAGCTGCCCGGGCGTTGAGGACCTGGTGCGCGAGGAGCTGCTGGCCCTGTTCGCCGCCGACATGACGCTCCCGGCGGGGCTCCTCCGGCTGCacttccacgactgcttcgGCGCCGGGTGCGACGCCACCCTGCTGCTCAAGTCGCACAACGGCACCGCCCAGCGCGACGCCGACCCCAACTCGACGGTGCGCGGCTACGAGGCCATTGAGGCCGTCAAGGCCAAGGTGGAGGCCGCCTGCCCGCTCGTCGTCTCCTGCGCCGACAtcctggccatggcggcgcgcgaCGCCGTCAACTTCACCCAGGGCCCCGCGTACCAGGTCGagaccggccgccgcgacggcAACGTCTCCCGCAGGGAGGACGCCGAGCGCCTCCTGCCGCCTGCCGACGGCAACGTCACCGTGCTCACCCAGTACTTCGCCGCCCAGAACCTCACCGTCAAGGACATGATCGTCCTCTCGGCGGCGCACACCATCGGGGTCGCGCACTGCCCCTCCTTCTCCAAGCGGCTCTACAACaacaccggcgccggcgaccaggACCCGGCCATGGACCCGGCGTACGCCAAGAACCTGACGGCGGCGTGCCCGGCGGGGAACGTGGCGAGCGTGCAGCCGCTGGACCCGGTGTCGCCCAACAGGTTCGACGTGGGCTACTACAAGTCGGTGTACAACCGCACGGCGCTGCTGGGCTCCGACGCGGCGCTGCTGGACGACAGCCTCTCCTTCGCCTACGTGCAGCTCATGAGCAGCAACGACTCGTACCTCGACACCTTCTTCGCCGACTTCGCCGTCTCCATGATCAACATGGGCAGGATCGGCGTGCGCACCGGCGCAGATGGAGAGATCAGGGACACATGCGCAGTCTACGTCGACTGA
- the LOC120695816 gene encoding peroxidase 1-like, with amino-acid sequence MAAPPATTCRRRRTPPLAALPPAPAAALLRLALLAAAVLCTTGASAAAGAQQLDVGYYSKACPAAEEIVRNETAAALRDSPDLAAALLRLHYHDCFVQGCDASVLLDSTPNNTAEKDAMPNGSLRGFDLVARVKDQLETACPATVSCADVLALMARDAVALSRGPSWPVALGRRDGRTSSAASCGELPPLRGDVNLLVQAFAAKGLDVKDLVVLSGAHTLGKAHCASYADRLYPSAGCSTADPALDARYADRLRMRCTMADGSSNGTSELDPGSCVTFDTSYYRHVARRRGLLRSDAYLLDHRFTRAYVLQAASGRYDGHFFHDFAVSMDKMASIGVLTGDQGEIRTKCNVVN; translated from the coding sequence atggccgcgccgccggcgaccacctgcaggaggaggaggacgccccCGCTCGCCGCCCTTCCTCctgcaccggcggcggcactgctACGACTGGCGCTGCTAGCAGCTGCAGTCCTGTGCACTACCggagcatctgctgctgcaggagCACAGCAGCTCGATGTGGGCTACTACAGCAAGGCGTGCCCCGCCGCCGAGGAGATTGTGCGCAacgagacggcggcggcactcAGGGACTCGCCGGACCTCGCCGCAGCGCTCCTCAGGCTGCACTACCACGACTGCTTCGTGCAGGGCTGCGACGCGTCGGTGCTTCTGGACTCCACCCCCAACAACACGGCCGAGAAGGACGCCATGCCCAACGGCAGCCTCCGTGGGTTCGACCTCGTCGCCCGCGTCAAGGACCAGCTCGAGACGGCGTGCCCGGCCACCGTCTCCTGCGCCGACGTCCTCGCCCTCATGGCCCGCGACGCCGTCGCCCTCTCCAGGGGCCCCTCCTGGCCCGTCGCGCTCGGCCGCCGCGACGGccgcacctcctccgccgccagctGCGGGGAGCTGCCCCCGCTGCGCGGCGACGTCAACCTCCTCGTCCAGGCCTTCGCCGCCAAGGGCCTCGACGTCAAGGACCTCGTCGTGCTCTCCGGCGCCCACACGCTCGGCAAGGCGCACTGCGCCTCCTACGCCGACCGCCTCTACCCCTCCGCCGGCTGCAGCACCGCCGACCCCGCCCTCGACGCCCGCTACGCCGACAGGCTGCGGATGCGCTGCACCATGGCCGACGGCAGCAGCAACGGCACGTCGGAGCTCGACCCCGGCAGCTGCGTCACCTTCGACACCAGCTACTACCGCCacgtcgcgcgccgccgcggcctgctCCGCTCCGACGCCTACCTCCTGGACCACCGCTTCACCAGGGCCTACGTGCTGCAGGCCGCCTCCGGCAGGTACGACGGCCACTTCTTCCACGACTTCGCCGTCTCCATGGACAAGATGGCCTCCATCGGCGTGCTCACCGGCGACCAGGGAGAGATCAGGACAAAATGCAACGTCGTCAACTGA